One stretch of Chryseobacterium fluminis DNA includes these proteins:
- the recQ gene encoding DNA helicase RecQ, with translation MSAKKANLSGELKKYFGFSTFKGQQEEIIENLLEGKDIFVLMPTGGGKSLCYQLPALISEGTAIVVSPLIALMKNQVDAVNGLSSDDGVAHVLNSSLNKTQTKQVFDDIKRGKTKLLYVAPESLIKEDYLEFLKEVKISFVAIDEAHCISEWGHDFRPEYRNLKSIIDKIADVPVIALTATATPKVQDDIQKTLGMTDALVFKESFNRPNLYYEVRPKVNIDKEIVRFINQYKGKSGIIYCLSRRKVEEFAQLLQVNGINALPYHAGLDQKVRVANQDKFLMEEVDVIVATIAFGMGIDKPDVRFVIHYDFPKSLESYYQETGRAGRDGGEGYCLAFYDPKDIEKLEKFLAQKPVSEREIGLQLLNEVVGYAETSMSRRQYILYYFGENFDPENGDGAKMCDNASHPPKLKDATDDLKKVLQLIDDNAEKFKSKDLISVIAGKETAVTKSYKLEQSSYFGFGKEQADNYWKTIIRQATVQNFLQKDIETYGVLKIAERGRLVLNGKLEHSFMIAEDREFDLSQTKAESDQIQMQSAGGLDQNLFNLLKELRKKVAKKYGIPPYTVFMDPSLEDMTVQYPITVEEIAKIYGVGEGKAKKYGKEFADFINTYVEDNNIERTQDMVLKQVANKSSHKVFIIQSTDKKIDLEDIARAKNLSMDDLLKEMERIVYQGTKLNIDYYIEDNFDEDIVDGFMEFMNESESDSMKVLLDEFGDELSDEEVRMLRIKFISDVAN, from the coding sequence ATGAGCGCAAAAAAAGCCAATTTATCAGGCGAATTGAAAAAATATTTCGGGTTTTCTACTTTTAAAGGACAGCAAGAAGAAATTATAGAAAACCTGTTAGAGGGAAAGGATATATTTGTCTTAATGCCTACCGGAGGTGGTAAATCCTTATGCTATCAGCTTCCGGCACTTATTTCCGAAGGTACGGCCATCGTCGTTTCACCACTGATAGCGTTAATGAAGAATCAGGTAGATGCAGTAAACGGTCTTTCATCTGATGACGGAGTAGCACACGTTTTAAATTCATCATTAAACAAAACGCAGACCAAGCAGGTCTTCGACGATATTAAAAGGGGCAAGACAAAACTGCTGTATGTAGCGCCTGAATCTTTGATAAAGGAAGATTATCTGGAATTTTTAAAAGAGGTGAAGATATCTTTTGTTGCCATTGATGAGGCCCACTGTATTTCAGAATGGGGCCATGATTTCAGACCGGAATACCGGAATCTGAAATCCATTATCGATAAAATTGCAGATGTTCCTGTAATTGCATTAACGGCTACGGCAACGCCTAAAGTTCAGGATGATATTCAGAAAACATTGGGAATGACCGATGCCCTGGTTTTTAAAGAAAGCTTCAACAGGCCTAATCTTTATTACGAGGTACGTCCGAAAGTAAATATCGACAAGGAAATTGTACGGTTTATTAATCAGTATAAAGGGAAATCGGGAATTATCTACTGTTTAAGCAGGAGAAAGGTTGAGGAATTTGCTCAGCTCCTCCAGGTTAACGGTATTAATGCACTGCCTTATCATGCCGGTTTAGATCAGAAGGTCAGAGTCGCTAACCAGGATAAATTTCTGATGGAAGAAGTGGATGTGATCGTAGCAACCATTGCTTTCGGAATGGGAATTGATAAACCGGACGTACGTTTCGTCATCCATTATGACTTTCCGAAATCTCTGGAAAGCTATTATCAGGAAACAGGACGGGCAGGCCGTGATGGTGGGGAAGGATACTGTCTGGCATTCTATGATCCAAAAGATATCGAAAAGTTAGAAAAATTTCTGGCTCAAAAGCCGGTTTCCGAGAGAGAAATCGGATTGCAGCTTTTAAATGAGGTAGTAGGTTATGCTGAAACTTCAATGAGCAGAAGACAGTATATTCTGTATTATTTCGGGGAGAATTTCGATCCCGAAAACGGAGATGGAGCGAAGATGTGTGACAATGCATCCCATCCGCCAAAACTCAAAGATGCGACGGATGATCTGAAAAAAGTTCTGCAGCTGATAGACGATAATGCAGAGAAATTTAAATCTAAAGACCTGATCTCTGTTATTGCAGGAAAGGAAACAGCGGTCACCAAATCGTACAAATTAGAACAGAGTTCTTATTTCGGGTTTGGAAAAGAGCAGGCAGATAACTATTGGAAAACGATCATCAGACAGGCCACGGTACAGAACTTTCTGCAGAAAGATATAGAAACCTATGGTGTTCTGAAAATTGCAGAAAGGGGAAGGCTGGTTTTAAACGGAAAACTGGAACATTCTTTTATGATTGCAGAAGACCGCGAGTTTGATCTCTCCCAGACAAAAGCTGAGAGTGACCAGATCCAGATGCAGTCAGCAGGTGGACTGGATCAGAATTTATTTAACTTATTAAAAGAATTAAGAAAAAAGGTAGCCAAGAAATACGGAATTCCTCCTTACACGGTATTTATGGATCCGAGTCTTGAAGACATGACGGTACAGTATCCCATAACGGTGGAAGAAATAGCCAAAATTTATGGGGTAGGAGAAGGAAAGGCTAAAAAATACGGTAAAGAATTCGCTGATTTTATTAATACATATGTAGAGGATAACAATATTGAACGGACTCAGGATATGGTACTGAAACAGGTGGCCAATAAGTCCAGCCACAAAGTTTTTATCATCCAGAGCACCGATAAAAAAATTGATCTTGAAGACATTGCAAGAGCGAAAAACCTTTCCATGGACGACCTTCTGAAAGAAATGGAGCGTATCGTGTACCAGGGTACCAAGCTGAATATCGATTATTATATCGAAGATAATTTTGATGAAGACATTGTAGACGGCTTCATGGAATTCATGAATGAATCTGAAAGTGACAGCATGAAAGTTCTGCTTGACGAATTCGGGGATGAACTTTCTGATGAAGAAGTAAGAATGCTGAGAATAAAATTTATCAGTGACGTAGCTAATTAA
- a CDS encoding KpsF/GutQ family sugar-phosphate isomerase, whose translation MEKAKIISIAKSTLEIEISELEKLKNRIDEDFVKAVEIIHHAQGKLIIVGIGKSAHVANKIVATLNSTGTPSQFLHASEAIHGDLGVIQKQDVVLCISNSGNSPEIVNLVSYLKEYSSALIGMTGNKNSKLAEFSEVILDTHVDMEACPNKLAPTSSTTLQMALGDALAVSLMEMNDFQANDFAKFHPGGSLGKNLISKVDDFLSSQKPQVTEDAPVRDVIISISASRHGITVVTNGDEIIGVITDGDLRRMLMKGDDVTKVLAKDIMSSHPKTVERNTLAKEAMKILKDNNIGQLIVTENGKYFGIIDLHKLLDEGIN comes from the coding sequence ATGGAAAAAGCCAAGATCATTTCAATAGCAAAAAGCACTTTAGAAATAGAAATTTCGGAACTTGAAAAATTAAAAAACAGAATTGACGAAGATTTTGTAAAAGCCGTTGAAATCATACACCATGCACAAGGAAAATTAATCATTGTAGGCATCGGAAAATCTGCCCATGTGGCCAATAAAATCGTGGCCACCCTGAACTCTACCGGTACTCCGTCCCAGTTTTTACATGCATCGGAAGCCATCCACGGAGATCTGGGTGTCATCCAGAAACAGGATGTGGTTTTATGTATCTCCAATTCCGGAAACTCTCCTGAGATTGTAAACCTCGTGTCTTATCTGAAAGAATATTCTTCTGCGCTTATTGGAATGACCGGAAATAAAAACAGCAAACTGGCAGAATTTTCTGAAGTTATTTTAGATACTCATGTAGATATGGAAGCCTGTCCGAATAAGCTGGCTCCTACCAGTTCAACGACCTTACAGATGGCTTTGGGAGACGCTTTAGCCGTTTCTTTAATGGAAATGAATGATTTCCAAGCCAATGATTTTGCAAAATTTCATCCCGGGGGAAGTTTAGGAAAGAACCTGATCTCGAAAGTTGATGATTTTCTGTCTTCGCAAAAACCTCAGGTCACGGAAGATGCTCCCGTGAGAGATGTTATCATTTCGATCAGTGCCTCGAGACACGGGATCACAGTGGTAACCAATGGTGATGAGATCATTGGGGTGATCACAGACGGAGATCTGAGAAGAATGCTGATGAAAGGGGATGATGTAACCAAGGTCCTTGCAAAAGACATTATGTCTTCCCATCCTAAGACAGTGGAAAGAAATACATTGGCAAAGGAAGCCATGAAGATTTTAAAAGATAATAATATCGGTCAGCTCATCGTTACCGAAAACGGAAAATATTTCGGGATTATCGATCTGCATAAGTTACTGGATGAAGGAATTAATTAG
- a CDS encoding TonB-dependent receptor, which yields MKKKVLLVAFQFVIISVSGQALTGIVVEAESRKPVSGVKVGIENTGIWTVTDQSGAFQINYNANQTLVFSRAGFIEDKKTYTVVPSSLQTYAMQVASIRIKEISLAAKKKNYSEIEIKEEALKNIQAFSLNEVLEQIPGQKLQNLNLNEFKPIVFRSTQPTSVSDQGFGNKSFGTAIVVDGIPISNNENMQSYTGNYSPIGRSWQNEGSVFMPNLIGFGAEGGYFSNTNYGADLREIPVENIESVEVVQGIPSAKYGDLTSGLVTIQQKSGRAPYRAYLSMRDGTQEYNLNKGFQLNEKLGFLNVNLNYLSSNSEPRTKFNRYQRVATNLMWTVYSKNKNIKNSLSVDYGNNFDNANFEEEDVTNLIVKNKKRDIRISNRFNWRFKDWFFDNLDVNANYSQGYQNTYRSSILNNGGDLVGTSITEGVYTATYSPPSYTQVQEIEGKPVSMFFSADLKKNVRTKSGWNHNFLIGTSMRSSDNKGAGRLGSPETILSQFAGGGQAFRPYNYGENVKAEYQFSVYAEDNIFRKFGNYIFNLNAGLRYDNQFGASVLQPRVNSYLIYKNFKFRGGFGIASKAPSINMIYTGPRYYDMILADLRLPGYYNLGVMQTFIDYADNKNLKPSKSMRSEVGIDYKFAYGNIGLTAYYNNLYDGFTNESYGAKRQLANLQINDNGTNLPTYTIAGYTNYYYLQSRMVNALQSKDKGLELMLGLDKLPVRNISIDLNGAYVETTNRSEIDRYFNKSVSLDGSVKGDVIWGLYRPFDSKYRQFNVSAALNYHLPKAGLVITLRSQHYLIDDQSIFNPKDLYAYINSNLDKVLLTGEQIDDPNQFANIKDTGYLEDNKSLDKVFHNINLKISKDFRNGFRFSFYANNFLDLKQTQTTFSEVTGRSTTNLRADLLTLSFGAKIEYQF from the coding sequence TTGAAGAAAAAAGTTTTACTCGTTGCTTTTCAGTTTGTAATTATATCTGTGAGTGGGCAGGCTCTGACAGGAATTGTGGTAGAAGCAGAAAGCAGGAAGCCTGTTTCAGGAGTTAAAGTCGGGATAGAAAATACCGGCATCTGGACCGTTACCGATCAATCCGGAGCTTTTCAGATTAATTACAATGCCAATCAGACTTTGGTCTTCTCCAGGGCGGGTTTTATTGAAGATAAAAAGACCTATACGGTTGTTCCATCTTCCCTGCAAACGTATGCAATGCAGGTGGCTTCTATCAGGATCAAGGAGATTTCATTGGCCGCCAAAAAGAAAAACTATTCTGAAATTGAGATCAAAGAAGAAGCCCTGAAGAACATCCAGGCATTTTCTCTCAATGAAGTTCTGGAACAGATTCCTGGGCAGAAATTACAGAATCTTAACCTGAATGAGTTTAAACCTATCGTCTTCCGTTCGACTCAGCCCACCAGCGTATCTGATCAGGGATTTGGGAATAAGTCTTTCGGAACGGCCATCGTTGTTGACGGTATTCCGATTTCCAATAACGAAAATATGCAGAGTTATACCGGGAATTATTCACCCATCGGAAGATCATGGCAAAATGAAGGTTCTGTTTTTATGCCTAATCTTATCGGTTTCGGAGCGGAAGGCGGATATTTTTCGAATACCAACTACGGTGCAGATTTACGTGAAATTCCGGTTGAAAATATCGAAAGTGTAGAAGTTGTCCAGGGAATTCCTTCTGCAAAATACGGAGATCTGACCTCAGGTCTGGTGACCATTCAGCAGAAAAGCGGAAGAGCGCCTTACAGAGCGTATCTGTCGATGCGGGACGGCACCCAGGAATATAATCTGAATAAGGGATTTCAGTTGAATGAAAAACTGGGATTTTTAAATGTTAATCTTAATTATCTGAGCTCCAATTCTGAACCGAGAACAAAATTCAACAGATATCAGAGGGTTGCGACCAATCTGATGTGGACGGTTTACAGTAAGAATAAAAATATTAAAAACTCGTTATCCGTAGACTACGGGAACAATTTTGACAATGCCAATTTTGAGGAAGAAGATGTTACGAATTTAATTGTAAAAAATAAGAAGAGGGATATCCGCATTTCCAACCGCTTTAACTGGAGATTTAAAGACTGGTTTTTCGATAACCTGGATGTCAATGCCAATTATTCTCAAGGATACCAGAACACCTACCGATCAAGCATTCTCAATAACGGGGGAGATCTTGTGGGAACCAGCATTACTGAAGGGGTTTATACCGCTACCTATTCCCCGCCAAGCTATACCCAGGTTCAGGAAATTGAAGGAAAGCCGGTCTCCATGTTTTTTTCTGCCGATTTAAAAAAGAATGTAAGGACAAAATCCGGCTGGAACCACAATTTCCTAATCGGAACTTCCATGAGAAGCAGCGACAATAAGGGAGCGGGCAGGCTGGGAAGCCCGGAAACCATTCTCAGTCAGTTTGCAGGTGGTGGACAGGCTTTCAGACCTTATAATTACGGAGAAAATGTGAAAGCGGAATATCAGTTTTCGGTATATGCCGAAGATAATATTTTCAGGAAATTCGGAAACTATATTTTCAATCTGAATGCCGGATTGAGATATGATAACCAGTTTGGAGCTTCTGTGCTTCAGCCAAGGGTAAATTCTTACCTGATTTATAAGAATTTCAAGTTCAGAGGCGGATTTGGAATCGCTTCAAAGGCACCTTCTATTAATATGATCTATACAGGACCCAGGTATTATGATATGATTCTGGCAGATTTACGTTTGCCCGGATATTATAACCTGGGCGTGATGCAGACCTTCATTGATTATGCAGACAATAAAAATCTGAAACCTTCTAAAAGTATGCGCTCGGAGGTGGGGATTGATTATAAATTTGCATACGGAAATATTGGTCTAACTGCGTATTACAATAATCTTTACGATGGGTTTACCAATGAAAGTTATGGTGCGAAAAGACAATTGGCGAATCTTCAGATCAATGATAACGGAACGAATCTGCCGACCTATACTATTGCGGGGTATACCAATTATTACTACCTGCAAAGCAGAATGGTGAACGCTTTACAATCCAAGGATAAGGGTCTGGAACTGATGTTGGGACTGGATAAGCTTCCGGTTAGAAATATCAGCATCGATCTGAACGGAGCTTATGTCGAAACCACCAACAGATCTGAAATAGACCGGTATTTTAATAAGAGTGTAAGTCTCGACGGAAGTGTGAAAGGAGATGTGATCTGGGGACTATACAGACCGTTTGATTCAAAATACAGACAGTTTAATGTCAGTGCTGCCTTAAATTATCATCTGCCGAAAGCTGGATTGGTCATTACCTTAAGAAGTCAGCACTATTTAATTGATGATCAGTCGATTTTTAATCCTAAAGACCTGTACGCGTATATCAACAGCAATTTAGACAAAGTATTGCTGACCGGGGAACAGATTGACGATCCCAACCAGTTTGCCAATATCAAAGACACCGGATATCTGGAGGATAATAAAAGTCTGGATAAGGTTTTTCATAATATCAACCTGAAGATCTCCAAAGATTTCCGTAACGGGTTCAGGTTTTCTTTCTATGCCAACAATTTTCTCGACTTAAAACAGACACAGACTACGTTCTCTGAAGTGACCGGAAGATCTACAACGAACCTGAGAGCGGATTTATTAACCCTTTCTTTCGGTGCCAAAATCGAATATCAATTTTAA
- the tatC gene encoding twin-arginine translocase subunit TatC → MSEGKDMSFLGHIGELRGHLIRSILAIVVAAFIVGFNINWIMDHIFFGPTRNDFPTFELVNHFSRMLLGENSIHLPKDFPVRASKLYQQFNVMMAVSIFGGMVAAFPYIVWELWRFISPALHPKERKNSIFIINAVWILFMTGVLCGYYLILPFAVNFGVIFKISDIIVPLYDLSDYTTLFLQVVLGMGAIFLFPVLIYFLTGIGILTPMFMRTYRRHAIVLIMVVAAIITPADVLSMMMAAFPLLLLYEFSILMCAYTYKRVQKAAGNLPAVKQ, encoded by the coding sequence GTGAGTGAAGGTAAAGACATGTCCTTTCTTGGACATATTGGAGAATTAAGAGGTCACCTCATCCGCTCGATTCTTGCTATTGTTGTGGCGGCATTTATTGTCGGATTTAATATCAACTGGATTATGGATCATATTTTCTTTGGTCCCACGAGAAATGATTTTCCTACTTTTGAGCTTGTCAATCACTTTTCCAGAATGCTTTTAGGAGAAAACAGCATTCATCTTCCCAAAGATTTTCCGGTACGTGCCAGCAAGCTTTATCAGCAGTTTAATGTCATGATGGCGGTTTCTATTTTCGGAGGTATGGTGGCTGCTTTTCCTTATATTGTCTGGGAGCTCTGGCGGTTTATCAGCCCTGCCCTGCATCCGAAAGAAAGAAAAAACTCGATATTTATCATTAATGCGGTCTGGATATTATTCATGACCGGAGTTTTGTGCGGATATTACTTAATTCTGCCTTTTGCTGTTAATTTCGGAGTTATTTTTAAGATATCAGATATTATTGTTCCTCTTTATGACTTGAGTGATTATACAACTCTGTTTTTACAGGTTGTTTTAGGGATGGGGGCCATTTTTCTTTTCCCTGTTCTTATTTATTTCCTGACAGGCATTGGAATTTTAACGCCGATGTTTATGAGAACTTACCGCAGACATGCGATCGTTCTTATTATGGTCGTAGCCGCAATCATAACTCCAGCCGATGTACTGAGCATGATGATGGCAGCCTTTCCGCTTTTATTATTATATGAATTCAGCATCTTGATGTGTGCATACACGTATAAAAGGGTGCAGAAAGCCGCAGGAAATCTTCCCGCCGTCAAGCAGTAA
- the lpdA gene encoding dihydrolipoyl dehydrogenase has translation MSQFDVTVIGSGPGGYVAAIRAAQLGFNTAIIEKYPTLGGTCLNVGCIPSKALLDSSEHFENAKHNFASHGIIINEPQADIARMIERKNEVIKQNTDGISYLMNKNKITVFEGVGSFESATQIKVTKNDGSTETIESKYTIIATGSKPTSLPFITLDKERVITSTEALNLKEIPKHLVVIGGGVIGLELGSVYLRLGAQVTVVEFMDKIIPGMDGALSKELTKVLKKQGMKFMLSTAVSAVERNGDTVKITAKDKKGEEVTVEGDYCLVSVGRRPYTDGLGLEKAGVELDERGRVKTNDHLQTNVSNIYAIGDVIKGAMLAHKAEEEGVFVAETLAGQKPHVNYNLIPGVVYTWPEVAGVGKTEEQLKEEGVAYKVGSFPMRALGRSRASGDVDGLVKIIADEKTDEVLGMHIVGARAADLIAEGVIAMEFRASAEDIARSSHAHPTYAEAIKEAALDATGKRPIHM, from the coding sequence ATGAGTCAATTCGATGTTACCGTAATCGGTTCCGGGCCTGGTGGTTATGTTGCTGCAATCCGTGCTGCACAATTAGGTTTTAATACAGCAATTATTGAAAAATATCCAACTTTGGGAGGAACCTGTCTTAACGTGGGATGTATTCCGTCAAAGGCACTTTTAGACAGCTCTGAACATTTTGAAAATGCCAAGCACAATTTTGCCAGTCATGGAATCATCATCAACGAACCTCAGGCTGATATCGCAAGAATGATCGAGCGTAAAAATGAGGTCATCAAGCAAAATACTGACGGAATCAGCTATCTGATGAACAAAAACAAAATCACTGTTTTTGAAGGAGTCGGAAGCTTCGAATCTGCCACTCAGATTAAAGTGACGAAAAACGACGGTTCTACAGAAACGATCGAATCCAAATATACCATCATTGCAACAGGTTCTAAACCTACTTCTTTACCTTTTATTACATTAGATAAAGAAAGAGTGATTACTTCTACCGAAGCTTTGAATCTTAAGGAAATTCCTAAGCATCTGGTCGTGATCGGTGGAGGAGTGATCGGTCTTGAACTGGGTTCTGTGTATCTGAGATTGGGTGCCCAGGTAACCGTGGTTGAGTTTATGGATAAAATTATTCCGGGAATGGATGGAGCCTTAAGTAAAGAATTAACCAAAGTTCTTAAAAAACAAGGGATGAAATTCATGCTTTCTACAGCGGTTTCTGCGGTTGAAAGAAACGGAGATACCGTGAAAATCACGGCTAAAGATAAAAAAGGAGAAGAAGTAACCGTAGAAGGAGATTACTGCTTGGTTTCGGTAGGGAGAAGACCTTACACAGACGGTCTTGGACTGGAGAAAGCAGGGGTGGAACTGGACGAAAGAGGAAGAGTAAAAACCAATGATCACTTACAGACCAATGTTTCCAATATCTATGCGATCGGAGACGTGATCAAGGGAGCCATGTTAGCCCATAAAGCTGAAGAAGAAGGTGTATTTGTTGCTGAAACTCTGGCCGGACAAAAACCTCACGTAAACTACAACCTGATTCCGGGTGTGGTATACACATGGCCTGAAGTGGCAGGTGTAGGTAAAACCGAAGAGCAACTGAAGGAAGAAGGCGTTGCTTACAAAGTAGGATCTTTCCCGATGAGAGCATTAGGAAGAAGCCGTGCCAGCGGTGATGTAGATGGTTTGGTTAAAATCATTGCCGATGAAAAAACAGACGAAGTTTTAGGAATGCACATCGTAGGCGCAAGAGCGGCTGACCTTATTGCAGAAGGAGTAATTGCTATGGAATTCCGTGCAAGTGCCGAAGATATCGCAAGAAGTTCTCATGCACACCCGACGTATGCCGAGGCTATTAAAGAAGCAGCTTTGGATGCTACAGGAAAGAGACCGATTCATATGTAA
- a CDS encoding glycosyltransferase, whose product MKKISVIFILPDLETGGAERIVTTIANHLSRDRFEPKILLLRKQGGYLNLLKKDIEVIDINTERIRHSLKPILREIYRRKPDIVFSGFGEVNAYLSLFIKLFPKTKFIARETNVVTQHVTRKEIKFFYNFYNNYHKIIAQSDDMMKDLTRNFGIKPGKVVKINNPVDFDFIDERMRTSVRPESFRYNCKNVVAIGNLSARKGFDNLLKVFSRLKNENVLLHILGDGQDREILHQMKDFLGLKNVIFHGRQENPYQFLKYADLFILSSRYEGFPNVLLEAGACGTYSLANNCPGGINEIIQHHINGEIADINNHEDFSQAVMNILHKTYDKDAIKDAIKSRFSKNIILDRYEKVLMDLMTKF is encoded by the coding sequence ATGAAAAAGATCTCCGTTATATTTATTCTGCCGGATCTGGAGACTGGAGGCGCAGAAAGAATCGTTACCACCATTGCCAATCATCTCTCCCGGGATCGGTTTGAACCTAAGATTTTGCTTTTACGTAAGCAGGGAGGCTATCTTAATCTGCTTAAAAAAGACATAGAGGTTATTGATATCAATACCGAAAGAATCAGGCATTCCCTGAAACCTATCCTGAGGGAAATATACAGAAGAAAACCCGATATTGTATTCTCCGGCTTTGGCGAAGTGAATGCATACCTTTCGCTTTTTATAAAACTATTTCCAAAAACAAAATTTATTGCCCGGGAAACCAACGTTGTTACTCAGCATGTGACGCGAAAGGAGATTAAATTTTTCTATAATTTTTACAATAATTACCATAAAATCATCGCACAGAGTGATGATATGATGAAAGACCTTACTCGGAATTTCGGGATAAAACCCGGCAAAGTCGTGAAAATCAACAATCCCGTAGATTTTGATTTTATTGATGAAAGAATGAGGACATCCGTAAGGCCTGAGAGTTTTAGATACAATTGTAAAAATGTAGTGGCTATAGGAAATCTATCGGCAAGAAAAGGGTTTGACAACCTGCTGAAAGTATTTTCAAGGCTTAAAAACGAAAATGTGCTGCTGCATATCCTCGGTGACGGACAGGATCGGGAAATTCTGCATCAGATGAAAGATTTCCTGGGGCTGAAAAATGTGATTTTTCATGGCAGACAGGAAAATCCGTACCAGTTTCTGAAGTATGCGGACCTCTTTATTCTTTCGTCAAGATACGAAGGTTTCCCCAATGTCTTACTGGAAGCGGGGGCCTGCGGTACCTATTCTTTGGCCAATAATTGTCCCGGCGGAATTAATGAGATCATTCAGCATCATATCAACGGAGAGATTGCAGACATCAATAATCATGAAGATTTTTCACAGGCTGTTATGAATATTCTCCATAAAACCTATGATAAAGATGCTATTAAGGACGCTATTAAATCCAGATTTTCAAAAAATATTATTTTAGACCGCTACGAAAAGGTTTTAATGGATTTGATGACCAAATTTTAG